One genomic region from Anopheles bellator chromosome 2, idAnoBellAS_SP24_06.2, whole genome shotgun sequence encodes:
- the LOC131209180 gene encoding alpha-mannosidase 2, whose product MVRIRRKFVLILSGVTLLIFLVLYIVLNYSISDRANPDLTYLENKIKQLENGLSKHHNEFGDIRKQIDTIRGAVDAGDEAYGEGGKAAPLLGDREMIKESVINANGGGPGTCPLRADIVPRPDIQMLNLYDEVSFENTDGGAWKQGWSVKYNPSQWNEHHKLNVFVVPHSHNDPGWIQTFAEYYERATKAIFTNMLRHLDENPALRFIWAEISYFAYWYDQLKTEQKDIVKRLVRKGQLEFVTGGWVMADEANSHWYAVLLQLTEGQTWLKTHLNVTPISSWSIDPFGQSATMPYLLKLSGFENLLIQRTHYIVKKNLAQNKQLEFRWRQLWDTRGDTDLFTHMMPFYSYDVPHTCGPDPKVCCQFDFKRLPHSGVNCPWQVPPRPITEQNVAERAEAIVDQWRKKSVLYRTRNVLIPLGDDFRYTTSSEWEAQRVNYERLFDYINNEPSLNVNARFATLQDYFDAVRASSTTMQPFPSLSGDFFTYCDVNQDYWSGYYTSRPFHKRQDRILLHYIRSAEMLHAWSNWEPSSDWTLLEKRLQYARQQLALFQHHDGITGTAKDHVVEDYAQRMARAIEECKFVMQQATYRLLTKPSVYQPDPSFHYLSIDDSRPVSGSDSSRPTIIVGEELPTKQIVLHNSLPQVRSEIVEFYVATPSVMVRDGKGEAVVPCQIAPVWSWHTRPDGVSQPQPSNTKFRLLFRATVPPLGMSVYTINFRNSATESTSVTYSKVSILSKAPFTANLAGGYPEDIEFAVPREVSLRVDENSLPGAAFTSKGMLKSITIENNQATIPVHLEFYRYGMQLSSGKSGAYLFHPAGNATRMTYEHPIVLVLRGPLEASVTAGLPFVTHHTILRDNVLEIRNLVDIGRRENTEIIMRLQTNIASGNTFYTDLNAMQMIKRKRFQKLPLQANYYPVPSAMFIEDENYRLTLLSGQPLGGSSLSSGELEIMQDRQLTRDDDRGLGQGVQDNLPVLHLFRLVLEARESCTRPDPEYAAGFLSPAAYGQMHSLLHPLDKLIFNENLWTGVVNEGFGGRHEPLEPGMEIVAMRSLPHVRFGRDEHPRAPPASTTVPVGLVIHRTNFDDCASEANAEGLLNIKKLLNLAEGHDVFNALLTLLKPQDAMLSDDVSFCPMDVKAFIVKR is encoded by the exons ATGGTTCGAATAAGACGAAAATTTGTATTAATTCTTTCCGGAGTTACACTTTTGATATTTCTGGTCCTTTACATTGTACTAAATTATTCAATCTCCGATCGCGCG AATCCGGATCTCACTTAtctggaaaataaaataaaacagctCGAAAACGGGCTGAGCAAACATCACAATGAGTTTGGAGATATACGCAAACAAATCGACACTATTCGGGGTGCGGTCGACGCTGGTGATGAGGCATACGGCGAAGGCGGCAAGGCCGCACCACTGTTGGGCGACCGTGAGATGATAAAGGAATCGGTCATCAATGCTAATGGTGGTGGACCGGGGACGTGCCCTCTGCGCGCGGACATCGTTCCCAGGCCGGACATTCAAATGCTGAACCTGTACGACGAAGTTTCGTTCGAAAACACCGATGGAGGTGCATGGAAACAAGGCTGGTCGGTCAAATATAATCCAAGCCAATGGAATGAGCACCATAAGCTGAACGTCTTTGTGGTGCCACACAGTCACAACGATCCTGGTTGGATCCAAACGTTTGCTGAATACTACGAACGCGCCACGAAGGCAATCTTTACTAATATGCTACGGCACCTGGATGAAAACCCCGCACTCCGCTTCATTTGGGCGGAAATAAGTTATTTCGCTTACTGGTACGATCAACTGAAGACGGAACAAAAGGATATTGTGAAACGGTTGGTGAGAAAAGGTCAGCTAGAGTTCGtcaccggtgggtgggtgatgGCGGACGAGGCCAACTCACACTGGTACGCGGTACTGCTGCAGTTGACCGAGGGACAAACGTGGCTGAAAACGCACCTAAACGTAACACCCATTTCAAGCTGGTCGATCGATCCATTCGGCCAGTCGGCCACCATGCCCTACTTGTTGAAACTGTCCGGTTTCGAAAATCTGCTAATCCAGCGGACGCACTACATCGTCAAAAAGAATCTTGCGCAAAACAAGCAGCTCGAGTTCCGATGGCGCCAGCTGTGGGACACACGGGGCGATACGGATCTCTTTACCCACATGATGCCGTTTTATTCTTACGACGTTCCCCATACCTGCGGCCCTGATCCAAAGGTGTGCTGCCAGTTTGATTTTAAACGCCTGCCTCATAGTGGCGTTAACTGTCCTTGGCAGGTGCCGCCGCGTCCCATAACCGAGCAGAACGTCGCCGAGCGGGCTGAGGCGATTGTGGACCAGTGGCGTAAAAAGTCTGTCCTTTATCGGACCCGCAACGTGCTCATTCCCCTTGGGGATGACTTCCGCTACACAACCAGCAGCGAGTGGGAAGCACAGCGCGTCAACTACGAGCGACTGTTTGATTACATCAACAACGAGCCGTCACTGAACGTAAACGCTCGGTTTGCCACGCTGCAGGATTATTTCGATGCGGTCCGAGCGTCATCAACAACTATGCAACCATTTCCGTCGCTTTCAGGAGATTTCTTCACGTACTGTGACGTGAATCAAGATTACTGGAGTGGCTACTACACGTCTCGACCATTCCACAAGCGGCAGGATCGCATACTACTGCACTACATTCGTTCGGCAGAGATGCTGCACGCCTGGAGTAATTGGGAACCGTCCTCGGACTGGACATTGCTTGAGAAGCGTTTGCAGTACGCTCGCCAACAACTTGCGCTGTTTCAGCACCACGATGGTATCACCGGTACGGCGAAAGATCATGTGGTAGAAGACTACGCCCAGCGTATGGCGCGTGCCATTGAAGAGTGCAAGTTTGTAATGCAGCAAGCCACGTACCGACTACTGACGAAACCATCCGTCTATCAACCAGACCCGTCGTTTCACTAtctttcgatcgatgattCGCGCCCTGTGAGCGGTTCCGACAGCAGCCGGCCTACAATCATCGTAGGCGAAGAGCTACCAACTAAACAGATCGTGTTGCACAACTCGCTGCCACAGGTGCGTTCCGAAATCGTCGAGTTCTATGTTGCTACTCCTTCCGTGATGGTTCGCGACGGTAAGGGAGAAGCCGTCGTTCCCTGTCAAATTGCTCCCGTTTGGTCATGGCATACGCGCCCCGATGGTGTTAGTCAACCACAACCTTCCAACACGAAATTTCGGCTGCTCTTCCGAGCTACCGTTCCCCCGCTCGGTATGAGCGTCTATACCATCAATTTCCGCAATTCTGCCACGGAATCCAC GAGTGTAACTTATTCGAAGGTAAGTATTCTGTCCAAGGCACCGTTCACCGCGAACCTTGCGGGTGGTTATCCGGAGGATATTGAGTTTGCGGTGCCACGTGAAGTCTCGTTACGCGTCGACGAAAACAGTTTGCCTGGTGCCGCCTTCACCTCGAAGGGCATGCTGAAATCGATCACAATCGAGAACAATCAGGCCACGATTCCGGTTCATCTCGAATTCTATCGTTACGGAATGCAGCTGAGCTCCGGCAAGAGTGGGGCCTATCTCTTCCATCCAGCTGGCAACGCCACACGGATGACGTACGAACATCCGATTGTATTGGTTTTAAGGGGACCGCTTGAAGCGAGTGTAACCGCAGGTCTACCGTTTGTCACACATCACACCATCCTTCGAGACAATGTGCTCGAGATACGTAACTTGGTTGATATCGGGCGTCGCGAAAATACGGAGATTATTATGCGACTGCAGACAAACATTGCCAGTGGTAACACCTTCTACACCGATCTTAATGCAATGCAGATGATCAAACGGAAACGATTTCAAAAGCTACCACTGCAAGCTAACTACTATCCCGTACCTTCGGCGATGTTCATTGAGGATGAAAATTACCGACTTACCCTATTAAGCGGCCAGCCACTCGGGGGTTCGTCGCTGAGTTCAGGTGAATTGGAAATCATGCAAGATCGACAGCTAACGCGTGACGACGATCGTGGCCTCGGGCAGGGCGTTCAGGACAATCTACCGGTGTTGCATCTGTTCCGACTGGTGCTTGAAGCGCGTGAATCGTGTACAAGACCCGATCCGGAATACGCAGCTGGGTTTTTATCCCCAGCAGCCTACGGTCAGATGCATAGCTTGCTTCATCCACTCGATAAGCTGATATTCAATGAAAACCTTTGGACGGGAGTGGTGAACGAGGGGTTCGGCGGCCGACACGAACCACTAGAACCAGGGATGGAGATTGTCGCAATGCGCAGCTTGCCGCACGTCCGCTTTGGTCGAGATGAGCATCCTCGAGCACCGCCGGCATCGACAACGGTTCCCGTTGGGCTCGTTATTCATCGGACGAACTTCGACGATTGTGCCTCGGAAGCCAACGCGGAAGGCTTG TTGAACATTAAAAAGCTGCTAAACTTGGCCGAAGGGCATGATGTCTTCAATGCATTGCTGACGTTGCTGAAACCTCAGGATGCGATGTTATCGGACGATGTCAGTTTTTGTCCGATGGACGTTAAAGCATTCATTGTGAAACGATAG